From candidate division WOR-3 bacterium, one genomic window encodes:
- a CDS encoding adenylate kinase yields MRLVLLGPPGSGKGTQAELLASRLGFVHYSTGEVFRDHISRRTPLGLKVESYVVSGGLVPDEIVLEVVEQFVRDNTGKPIVFDGFPRTIPQAQGLDALLGKMALGLTLVVLVDLSDDEVVRRLSSRRQCKVCGKIYNLTFSPPKKDGVCDECGGELYQRDDDREETIRARLRVYKEQTSPLIDYYENQKKLVRLDGALGRDRVFERLSALVTATR; encoded by the coding sequence ATGCGTTTGGTTTTGCTGGGTCCGCCGGGTTCTGGTAAGGGAACGCAGGCGGAGTTGCTGGCAAGCCGGCTGGGTTTTGTTCACTACTCAACCGGGGAGGTGTTTCGCGACCACATCAGCCGCCGGACGCCGTTGGGTTTAAAGGTTGAGAGTTATGTGGTTTCGGGCGGACTGGTGCCGGACGAGATTGTGCTTGAAGTGGTGGAACAGTTTGTCCGGGACAATACAGGGAAGCCAATCGTGTTTGACGGTTTTCCCCGAACGATTCCGCAGGCACAGGGGCTTGACGCCCTTTTAGGCAAAATGGCGCTCGGGTTGACGCTTGTCGTGCTGGTGGATTTGAGCGATGATGAGGTGGTGCGCCGGCTTTCGAGCCGCCGGCAGTGCAAGGTGTGTGGCAAGATTTACAACCTGACCTTCAGTCCACCGAAAAAGGACGGGGTTTGCGACGAGTGTGGCGGTGAACTTTATCAACGGGATGACGACCGGGAGGAGACAATCCGGGCGCGGTTGCGAGTTTACAAAGAGCAGACAAGTCCATTGATTGACTATTATGAGAACCAGAAAAAACTGGTCCGGCTTGACGGCGCTCTGGGCCGGGACCGGGTTTTTGAGCGTTTGAGTGCCCTGGTTACCGCAACGAGATGA
- the alr gene encoding alanine racemase, whose product MENHFGRVWAEIDLDALKHNISEVRREIGNRQLLFAIKADAYGHGLREIARASYRLVDAYGVASIEEGVSCRLAGVKETPILILSPVPEEGIPELIEHRLTPTVTELTFARALSEQAIAHNTVIPFHIEVDTGMGRTGVSVTEALDFITQVVQLPGIKLTGIFTHFPAADTDILFTQYQVKSYNRLLAQLAEKGVQGFLRHAANSAGCLNIPEAHLDMVRPGLVLYGIMPLSYHFGHRRSSLNLKPVMSLRSRIVNLRHFPAGTSVSYERTYFTTRPSRIAVISVGYGDGYPHSLTNRGYCLIHGKKAPVVGNVSMDLTMLDVTDIPEAKLGDTVTLLGAADGKKICANELALLAGTIPYEIICRVSPRVPRIYFSDGKVTHIKTLLHNE is encoded by the coding sequence ATGGAGAATCACTTTGGCAGGGTCTGGGCAGAAATTGACCTTGACGCCTTAAAACACAACATCAGTGAAGTACGGCGGGAAATCGGCAACCGCCAGCTTCTGTTCGCCATCAAAGCCGACGCCTATGGCCATGGCTTGCGCGAAATCGCCCGCGCCAGTTACCGGCTGGTTGACGCCTACGGTGTCGCCAGCATTGAGGAAGGGGTTTCCTGCCGGCTCGCCGGTGTAAAAGAAACACCCATCCTGATACTTTCCCCGGTGCCCGAGGAAGGAATTCCGGAACTGATTGAACACCGCCTCACACCAACGGTAACCGAACTGACCTTTGCCCGGGCACTATCAGAGCAGGCAATCGCCCACAACACCGTCATTCCGTTCCACATCGAAGTGGACACCGGTATGGGCAGAACCGGCGTGAGCGTCACCGAAGCGCTTGACTTCATCACCCAGGTCGTCCAGTTACCAGGCATCAAACTCACCGGCATCTTCACCCATTTCCCGGCAGCGGACACCGACATCCTGTTCACCCAATACCAGGTCAAATCGTACAACAGACTCCTTGCACAACTGGCGGAGAAAGGCGTCCAGGGGTTTCTGCGCCATGCGGCAAACTCTGCCGGCTGCCTGAACATCCCGGAAGCACACCTCGATATGGTGCGGCCCGGTCTTGTCCTGTACGGGATAATGCCGTTGAGTTACCATTTTGGCCACCGCCGCTCATCCCTCAATCTGAAACCGGTAATGAGCCTGCGCTCGCGCATCGTCAACCTGCGTCATTTCCCGGCGGGCACCTCGGTCAGTTATGAACGGACCTACTTCACCACTCGACCTTCCCGGATTGCTGTCATCTCGGTCGGCTATGGTGATGGCTACCCGCACTCCTTGACCAACCGCGGCTACTGCCTGATACACGGCAAAAAAGCGCCGGTCGTCGGCAATGTGTCAATGGACCTGACGATGCTCGATGTCACCGACATCCCCGAGGCAAAATTGGGTGATACCGTAACCCTGCTCGGCGCCGCTGATGGCAAGAAAATCTGTGCCAATGAACTCGCCCTCCTTGCCGGTACCATCCCCTACGAAATCATCTGCCGAGTCAGCCCGCGCGTGCCCCGAATTTATTTCAGCGACGGTAAAGTCACCCACATCAAAACCCTGCTCCACAATGAGTGA